In Sphingobacterium zeae, one genomic interval encodes:
- a CDS encoding ATP-binding protein, with product MGNSPFDHSHFLGYVNFVSPLYIKVHFPSSILMKTFIHHSESLRGGLVGNYIVIEGEDRGFLGKLLEVALPEKERLELSERTFSTKEFHPVGRIEVLLSFDLFDPTKIEKGINSLPLIGSKVFICSSEFLSTHFKTFGIKAENIEDSPIFRLGSLIYDKSVPVDISLQAIFSRHCAVVGTTGGGKSYTISKFIEGGIETGAKAIIFDPTGEYSTFDNHPKVEHAVLISESHFPYRNLTVNDLFVLFRPSGQVQQPILLEAIKSLKVAECLMSSIPNAVHSNDGVNDIFTYKNQPVVINKGTIVKQGNFTAAYNNAYFLHKDIIEDFSTNSFNIQCLHKQIGNECYQIANDKWVNNRDERNYGNATSLIMRINNVINDSNYSGMFGFNEPKTNNLISTINEFIDDPKLNVLRIGFENVPYDFQVREIVANSIGRYLLNLARTKIFRENPLILFVDEAHQFLNKKIKDEYFESTELNAFDNIAKESRKYGLFLCISTQMPRDIPTGTLSQMGTFITHRLINYQDREAIASACSTANKETLSFLPSLGAGEAILMGVDFPMPISVKIEFPKIRPIFDTPKFRKKNLLP from the coding sequence ATGGGTAATAGTCCTTTTGATCATAGTCATTTCTTAGGATATGTAAATTTTGTTTCTCCACTTTATATTAAAGTTCATTTTCCATCATCTATTTTGATGAAAACATTTATTCACCACTCAGAATCTTTACGCGGTGGGCTCGTTGGAAATTATATCGTAATCGAAGGTGAGGACCGTGGATTTTTAGGTAAATTGTTAGAGGTTGCCCTTCCTGAAAAGGAAAGGTTGGAACTCAGTGAGAGAACTTTTTCTACCAAGGAATTTCATCCAGTTGGGAGAATAGAAGTATTATTATCTTTCGATTTATTTGATCCTACAAAGATTGAAAAAGGAATAAATAGCCTTCCCTTAATAGGATCAAAGGTTTTTATATGTTCTTCAGAATTTCTTTCAACACATTTTAAGACTTTTGGAATAAAAGCTGAGAACATAGAGGATTCTCCGATATTTAGATTAGGGAGTTTAATATACGATAAATCCGTTCCAGTTGACATCTCTTTGCAGGCAATATTTAGTCGCCATTGCGCCGTCGTAGGAACAACGGGAGGTGGAAAGAGTTATACTATTAGCAAGTTTATCGAAGGAGGCATTGAAACTGGAGCTAAGGCAATTATATTTGATCCTACTGGCGAGTATTCAACTTTTGACAATCATCCTAAAGTTGAGCACGCTGTATTAATTTCAGAAAGTCATTTTCCATATAGAAATTTAACAGTCAATGATCTTTTTGTTCTCTTCAGACCATCTGGTCAGGTTCAACAGCCAATACTATTGGAGGCCATAAAATCTTTAAAAGTTGCTGAGTGCTTAATGAGCAGTATTCCAAATGCTGTACATTCTAATGATGGCGTTAACGACATTTTCACTTACAAAAATCAACCGGTAGTGATAAATAAAGGAACAATTGTCAAACAAGGAAATTTTACAGCGGCTTATAATAACGCCTACTTTTTGCATAAAGATATTATAGAGGATTTTTCAACTAACAGTTTCAATATTCAATGTCTTCATAAACAAATTGGAAACGAATGCTATCAGATCGCAAACGATAAATGGGTTAATAATAGGGACGAGAGAAATTATGGTAACGCTACCAGTCTAATTATGCGCATTAATAACGTTATTAATGATAGTAATTATTCCGGAATGTTTGGTTTCAATGAACCCAAAACAAATAACTTAATTTCTACAATTAATGAGTTTATAGATGACCCGAAATTAAATGTGTTAAGAATTGGATTTGAAAATGTACCTTATGATTTTCAGGTTAGAGAGATTGTGGCAAATTCAATAGGAAGATACTTGTTGAATTTAGCTAGGACAAAGATATTTCGAGAAAATCCATTAATATTATTTGTGGATGAAGCCCATCAATTCTTAAATAAAAAAATAAAAGATGAATATTTTGAAAGTACTGAATTAAATGCTTTCGATAATATCGCTAAAGAAAGTAGGAAATATGGCTTGTTCCTTTGCATATCTACTCAAATGCCAAGAGATATTCCAACAGGAACTTTGAGCCAAATGGGCACATTTATTACACATCGTTTAATAAATTATCAGGATAGAGAAGCGATTGCGAGCGCTTGTTCTACAGCTAATAAAGAAACTTTATCTTTTCTTCCGTCATTAGGGGCAGGAGAAGCAATTCTAATGGGGGTGGATTTTCCCATGCCAATTTCTGTGAAAATTGAATTCCCTAAGATTAGACCTATATTTGATACACCAAAATTTCGGAAAAAGAATTTATTGCCATGA
- a CDS encoding reverse transcriptase domain-containing protein yields MEQNKFTYEEVFLAYKKLKNYYYNDNTSLFIKQRIAEFEEEIEYGENFERSLSIKFKSVLKILNSSNSKICNYLREVIGCKVTPKSLLGKKGNLLTNRTNSEDILLDRINYFIDAPVEVHLISVLWITKIGVHLNKLIDEDNYAYKLEIIEDDDEKESLVNGFRIFKPYYLQYQSWRDNAIGAAEKILSEKKDAVILSLDVKDYFHSVRMNFDKLEEDLSKSGIEVRSSPKLSKLFDLVPMINEVYTDCLNGLSNDSFDFPILPIGLLSSGVLANYYLNDFDKKIKKTLNPVYYGRYVDDIMIVLTNTRVSQKSISPVNRFLNDYFVKRRLLSFDLSEIMDNFFFKDTNETNVPFFVDVSVSDIDPENVDYYVFLHHANQIKFKIKGYDSLRIQSSKVMLQDFHYNESPALINKFKKNIEKNRSEFRYLPNEDEIDKEFDEEAFSMQYNDSINKLRSVKEFREDKYGASKYLAAKIFTSSLTEKSKKNKKDNNQILTFFKGEIGIDFHTLWEKVATFFVVNNEHESLFKFFNKTRIAINNIRYKNSPNSDLERKIRQDLLEYLKISIAISIAYHLKFNLFKFSKINNCDVDIRILAESFRKANLFRNTWVSIPALNYTKYLSTEDFGSNLLERERSKINKDFIDGNLDLCTRSIKLAPRYVQFHEINILKIYQTLSSIKNTTDRVSSDIVEIPNAAFNDYWRINFQWKCIDYDQVKVDALRKLYFEIKGDKLRDENKTVRVFSTTGKETKDKKIALANVKMNPQDIELSFRNKANVKKERREQLFRLMNEVEKEEADIFVLPEVSIPCEWVTLLCHQSKKSNTCIIAGLEHWVNDAKIAFNLMAVVLPIEKGPYRTCLINLRLKNHYSPEENKLLKGNRLLVPRDISKDYKKVYTLFNWRGVYFSTYNCFELADIHDRALFKSKVDFIVASEYNRDIYYFSDIAGSWVRDLHCYFIQVNSSDFGDSRVLQPSSSIDRNILQIKGGENSSIIIGKLKIDKLREFQRKDHYLQKEDGTFKPTPPDFEVDNVEKRINNECIIA; encoded by the coding sequence ATGGAACAAAATAAATTTACATATGAAGAGGTGTTTTTAGCTTATAAAAAGCTTAAGAATTACTATTATAATGACAACACTTCATTATTTATAAAGCAACGAATAGCTGAATTTGAAGAAGAAATCGAATACGGTGAAAATTTTGAAAGATCATTATCAATCAAATTCAAAAGTGTTCTCAAGATATTAAATTCTTCGAATTCCAAAATCTGTAACTATTTAAGGGAAGTAATAGGTTGCAAAGTAACGCCAAAATCTTTATTAGGTAAGAAGGGGAATCTTCTTACTAATAGAACCAATTCAGAAGATATATTATTAGATCGTATAAACTACTTTATTGATGCACCTGTAGAGGTTCATCTTATTTCTGTGTTGTGGATTACAAAGATTGGGGTACATCTTAATAAGTTGATTGATGAGGATAATTATGCTTACAAACTTGAGATAATAGAGGATGATGATGAAAAGGAAAGTCTAGTAAATGGATTCAGAATTTTTAAACCGTATTATCTCCAATACCAATCTTGGAGAGATAATGCTATTGGTGCTGCTGAAAAGATACTCTCGGAGAAGAAAGATGCAGTAATATTAAGTTTAGACGTTAAAGATTATTTTCATTCAGTGAGAATGAATTTTGACAAACTAGAAGAAGATCTATCGAAATCAGGAATTGAAGTTAGATCATCACCAAAGCTTTCGAAACTATTTGACCTGGTTCCTATGATAAATGAGGTTTATACCGATTGTCTCAATGGATTGTCAAATGATAGCTTCGATTTTCCAATATTACCGATTGGATTACTTTCGTCAGGGGTACTAGCTAATTACTATCTTAATGATTTTGATAAAAAAATAAAGAAAACATTAAATCCAGTATACTATGGTAGGTATGTAGATGATATAATGATAGTTCTAACAAATACACGAGTTTCTCAAAAAAGCATTTCTCCCGTCAATAGATTTTTAAATGATTACTTTGTAAAAAGACGTCTATTAAGTTTTGATTTGTCTGAAATTATGGATAATTTTTTCTTTAAAGATACCAATGAGACAAATGTACCTTTCTTTGTTGATGTGTCTGTTTCTGATATCGATCCGGAAAATGTCGATTATTACGTATTCTTACATCATGCTAATCAGATCAAATTTAAAATTAAGGGATATGATTCATTAAGGATACAAAGCTCTAAAGTTATGCTACAGGATTTTCATTATAATGAATCTCCTGCGTTGATAAATAAGTTTAAAAAAAATATTGAGAAAAATCGTAGCGAATTTAGGTATCTACCAAACGAAGACGAAATAGATAAAGAATTTGACGAAGAGGCATTTTCAATGCAATATAATGATTCGATAAATAAGCTTAGGAGCGTTAAAGAATTTAGGGAGGATAAATACGGAGCATCAAAGTATCTAGCGGCAAAAATTTTTACATCTAGTTTAACCGAAAAGAGTAAAAAGAATAAAAAAGATAATAATCAGATACTGACTTTTTTTAAAGGAGAAATTGGAATTGATTTTCATACTCTATGGGAAAAAGTAGCAACATTCTTTGTTGTCAATAATGAACATGAATCGTTATTTAAGTTCTTTAATAAAACACGAATCGCTATAAATAATATCAGGTATAAAAATTCTCCGAATAGTGATCTTGAACGGAAAATTCGCCAAGATTTACTTGAATATTTAAAAATATCAATTGCAATTTCAATTGCCTATCACTTGAAATTTAACCTCTTTAAATTTTCAAAAATTAATAATTGTGATGTCGATATTAGAATTTTGGCAGAAAGTTTTAGAAAGGCAAATTTGTTTAGAAATACGTGGGTGTCAATACCTGCTTTGAACTATACCAAATATTTATCAACAGAGGATTTTGGCTCCAATCTTCTAGAACGCGAAAGGAGTAAGATCAATAAGGATTTTATTGATGGTAATTTGGATCTATGCACAAGGTCAATCAAATTAGCACCTAGATATGTCCAATTTCACGAGATAAACATTTTGAAAATTTATCAAACCTTAAGTTCTATCAAAAATACAACCGATAGAGTCTCAAGTGATATAGTCGAGATTCCTAATGCTGCTTTTAATGATTACTGGCGAATAAACTTCCAATGGAAATGTATAGATTATGATCAAGTAAAAGTCGATGCTTTAAGAAAATTATATTTTGAAATTAAGGGTGATAAATTAAGGGATGAAAACAAAACTGTTCGAGTTTTTTCCACTACAGGAAAAGAAACAAAGGATAAAAAGATTGCTTTAGCAAATGTTAAAATGAATCCTCAAGATATTGAGCTTTCTTTTCGTAATAAAGCAAATGTAAAAAAGGAACGAAGAGAACAGTTGTTCAGACTAATGAATGAGGTTGAGAAAGAAGAAGCTGATATCTTTGTTTTACCTGAAGTATCTATTCCATGTGAATGGGTTACTCTCTTGTGCCATCAATCTAAGAAAAGTAATACCTGTATAATTGCAGGATTAGAGCACTGGGTAAATGATGCGAAGATTGCATTTAATTTGATGGCAGTTGTATTACCTATTGAAAAAGGACCTTATAGAACGTGTCTTATCAACTTAAGGCTGAAAAATCATTATTCACCAGAGGAGAATAAGTTGTTAAAAGGAAATCGATTATTGGTTCCGCGGGATATTTCAAAAGACTACAAAAAAGTGTATACATTGTTTAATTGGAGGGGAGTATATTTTTCGACTTATAATTGCTTTGAACTTGCCGATATTCATGATAGGGCATTGTTTAAGTCTAAAGTTGATTTTATCGTTGCTTCTGAATATAATAGAGATATTTATTATTTTTCTGATATAGCAGGATCGTGGGTTAGGGATTTACATTGCTATTTTATCCAAGTAAACTCTTCTGATTTTGGGGATTCGAGAGTATTACAACCTTCCTCATCTATAGATAGAAATATACTTCAAATTAAAGGTGGAGAAAATTCGTCTATCATCATTGGAAAGCTTAAAATTGATAAACTAAGAGAATTTCAACGAAAAGACCACTATCTACAAAAAGAAGATGGAACATTTAAACCTACCCCGCCTGATTTTGAAGTAGATAATGTTGAGAAAAGAATAAATAATGAATGTATTATTGCTTAA
- a CDS encoding restriction endonuclease, whose protein sequence is MKQQILKPENWQDFEELCKVLWGEIWDCSEIKKNGRAGQTQNGVDIYGIPRNESKYFGIQCKGKDEYTKSKLTENEICSEINKAKEFKPNLEKLYFATTANKDEKIEEFVRIKNVENLKQGFFEVHLFCWEDIVYLIEQNKRANDWYVKKQNFKTNFRVDVTLCNNKIHETFSPILIKNHIHYKFVEEKIISNGNFRIILNPKEKRKQRRYIDTEAQPVRYFITGKSINKSSCTFSIKLKNIGDLQLENFKLYLSFSDDCFRTEIVSKQMKFLDSSKYEYNLRWNQSTSDLEFTNSNQILVPNDEIISDKICLRPDIEFPFCLVIPWKLVSKDFMKTGLLYLEMNSRIEEKESVETYSSNFEDEIILENYTVSEE, encoded by the coding sequence ATGAAACAACAGATTTTAAAACCTGAAAATTGGCAAGATTTTGAAGAATTATGTAAAGTTCTATGGGGAGAAATTTGGGATTGTTCAGAAATAAAGAAAAATGGACGGGCCGGACAAACTCAAAATGGTGTAGATATTTATGGGATTCCTAGAAATGAATCAAAGTATTTTGGAATACAATGTAAAGGTAAAGATGAATATACAAAGTCAAAGCTAACTGAAAATGAAATATGTTCTGAAATTAATAAGGCTAAAGAGTTCAAGCCAAATTTAGAAAAACTATATTTTGCGACGACAGCAAATAAAGATGAAAAAATAGAAGAATTTGTTCGGATTAAAAATGTTGAAAACCTAAAACAGGGTTTTTTTGAAGTTCATCTTTTTTGTTGGGAAGACATTGTTTATCTCATTGAGCAAAATAAAAGAGCAAACGATTGGTATGTTAAAAAACAAAATTTCAAGACTAATTTTCGAGTTGATGTAACATTATGTAATAATAAAATTCATGAAACTTTCAGTCCAATTTTAATTAAAAACCACATTCACTATAAATTTGTAGAGGAAAAAATCATTAGCAATGGGAATTTTAGAATTATTTTAAATCCGAAAGAAAAAAGAAAACAAAGACGATATATTGATACTGAAGCACAACCTGTCAGATATTTTATAACGGGAAAAAGCATCAATAAAAGTTCCTGCACATTTTCGATTAAATTAAAAAATATTGGAGATTTACAATTAGAAAATTTTAAATTATATCTTTCTTTTAGCGATGATTGTTTTAGAACAGAAATTGTTTCAAAACAAATGAAATTCCTAGATTCATCCAAGTATGAATATAACTTGAGATGGAATCAAAGTACAAGCGATTTAGAGTTCACAAATAGTAATCAAATTTTAGTTCCAAATGATGAAATAATTTCTGATAAAATATGTTTACGCCCAGATATTGAATTTCCGTTTTGTTTGGTTATTCCTTGGAAATTAGTTTCAAAAGATTTTATGAAAACAGGACTACTATATTTGGAGATGAATTCTAGGATTGAAGAGAAAGAAAGTGTTGAAACTTATTCTTCCAATTTTGAAGATGAGATCATCTTAGAAAATTATACAGTGAGTGAAGAATAA
- a CDS encoding AAA family ATPase, with product MRYNLEVLNDKEFEDLAKDLLEARLSKEFEIFKAGKDGGIDLRYSGKYSNEIIVQVKHYIGSKFSDLKNQLVKEKENLDKLSDKPKRYIVFTSMALNPQEADEIKKILKPYVKKTGDIYNRRIVENLISKNPEIEKKYFKLWLTSTNIMERILHNAEIISSEFQEEKIKKRSKFYIQTTHLGKSFEILNKNKFIIISGEPGVGKTTLAYMLVYELLGNGFKLIYSDRAIRDAEQILSKKNEDKQVIFIDDFLGSNLADFYSPINPESTIIRFIEQIQSSVNKYLIFTSRTTLLKEANQRFEHFERERIKDISNYEIKVVAYTKLEKAKILYNHLYHFSMSEEFREVFFTNKNYLRIIEHTNYYPRLIEFLTQEGNFNHSGFSSVEKYLFANLDNPEKIWKMAFENQLSRHDQIFLETVFTFGDKGVDSEILQHAFDNRIEVQNRSRKLVDDVNTFNNCLIKLQDGFLKTEKDAKTRKLLISFINPSITDFLLDYLKDNHSERKLIWLSNIYIEQFEKRFGKDGNRYLTCQEYEKDIYINYLLDSSTSLRSVFGNQNCAYRILKIFFNMFPFHIKQKQEQVIELLHSVIENRARVDWAFYSILVDISLEQLDECLIFIEDNWDHFIDLMLENIDSADEIRYVIDIHKIYQRNLQDYLSVNHHQFIFNEAVQKVFQEILDDQDLTDCVIFDPEGNLYEDHSEQSIKDKAWDIYQGFLEDEELLDFVPEGEELYNVDIQKIVQQYIDNHNYYYDNISHSGRTNEQISAKNIDNEIERIFQR from the coding sequence ATGAGATATAATCTTGAAGTTCTTAATGACAAAGAATTTGAGGACTTAGCAAAAGACTTACTTGAAGCAAGATTGAGTAAAGAATTTGAAATTTTTAAAGCAGGTAAGGACGGTGGAATTGATTTAAGGTATAGTGGCAAGTATTCAAACGAAATAATAGTGCAAGTTAAGCACTACATAGGGTCGAAATTTTCGGATTTAAAAAATCAATTGGTGAAGGAAAAAGAAAATTTGGATAAGTTGTCAGACAAGCCTAAAAGATACATTGTCTTTACATCAATGGCACTGAACCCACAGGAAGCAGACGAAATTAAAAAAATTCTTAAGCCTTATGTAAAAAAGACTGGAGATATTTATAATCGAAGGATAGTTGAAAACCTGATTTCAAAAAATCCGGAAATTGAGAAGAAATATTTCAAACTTTGGTTAACAAGTACAAATATTATGGAGCGAATTCTGCACAATGCAGAGATTATAAGTTCCGAATTCCAAGAAGAAAAGATCAAAAAACGCTCTAAATTTTATATTCAAACTACCCATTTGGGAAAATCATTTGAAATTCTAAATAAAAACAAATTTATCATAATTTCAGGTGAACCAGGTGTTGGCAAAACAACTTTGGCTTATATGCTTGTTTACGAATTACTAGGGAATGGGTTTAAGCTTATATATAGTGATCGTGCAATTAGAGACGCTGAGCAAATTTTATCAAAAAAAAATGAAGATAAACAAGTTATATTTATTGATGATTTTTTAGGTTCGAATTTGGCAGATTTCTATTCGCCAATTAATCCTGAATCCACAATCATAAGATTTATAGAACAAATACAATCATCAGTCAATAAATATTTAATTTTTACTTCTAGGACTACTTTACTAAAAGAAGCTAATCAACGTTTTGAACATTTTGAAAGAGAAAGAATAAAGGATATTTCTAATTATGAAATTAAAGTTGTGGCATATACAAAATTGGAAAAAGCCAAAATTTTATATAATCATCTATATCATTTTAGTATGTCGGAGGAATTTAGGGAGGTTTTCTTTACGAACAAGAATTATTTAAGAATAATTGAACATACTAATTATTACCCCCGTTTAATTGAATTTTTAACACAAGAAGGTAATTTCAACCACTCCGGATTTAGCTCGGTGGAAAAATATCTATTTGCCAATCTAGACAATCCGGAGAAAATTTGGAAAATGGCTTTTGAAAATCAGCTAAGCAGACATGATCAAATTTTTTTAGAAACTGTTTTCACGTTTGGTGATAAGGGAGTAGACTCCGAAATATTACAACACGCTTTTGATAATAGAATTGAAGTGCAGAATAGATCGAGAAAGTTGGTTGATGACGTAAATACTTTTAACAATTGTCTAATTAAGCTTCAGGATGGTTTTCTAAAAACAGAAAAAGATGCGAAAACGCGCAAGTTGCTAATTTCTTTTATTAATCCATCTATAACAGATTTTTTGCTTGATTATTTAAAGGACAATCATTCAGAAAGGAAGTTAATTTGGTTATCCAACATATATATAGAGCAATTTGAGAAACGATTTGGAAAAGATGGAAATAGATATCTTACATGTCAGGAATATGAAAAAGATATATATATAAATTATTTACTGGATAGTTCAACGTCATTACGTTCAGTTTTTGGAAACCAAAACTGTGCTTATAGGATTTTAAAAATATTTTTCAACATGTTTCCATTCCACATTAAACAAAAGCAAGAGCAGGTCATTGAACTTTTACACAGCGTTATAGAAAATAGGGCTAGGGTAGACTGGGCATTTTATTCTATTTTAGTAGATATTTCACTTGAACAATTAGATGAGTGCTTGATTTTTATTGAAGATAATTGGGATCATTTTATAGACCTCATGCTCGAAAATATTGATTCAGCCGACGAGATACGATATGTGATTGACATCCATAAGATCTATCAAAGAAATTTACAGGATTATTTGAGTGTTAATCATCATCAATTTATTTTTAATGAAGCAGTTCAAAAGGTTTTTCAAGAGATATTAGATGATCAAGATTTAACAGACTGTGTAATTTTTGATCCTGAAGGGAACTTGTATGAAGATCATTCCGAACAAAGTATAAAAGATAAAGCCTGGGATATATATCAAGGTTTTTTGGAAGATGAAGAATTATTAGATTTCGTTCCAGAAGGTGAAGAACTTTATAACGTTGATATTCAGAAAATTGTTCAACAGTATATAGATAATCATAATTACTATTACGACAATATATCTCATAGTGGAAGAACAAATGAGCAGATTTCTGCGAAAAATATTGATAATGAAATAGAGAGAATCTTCCAAAGATAG